One window of Xanthomonas sp. 10-10 genomic DNA carries:
- a CDS encoding M20 family metallopeptidase, with amino-acid sequence MRHSRLLTSALLLALPTLAAAQATPRPEVQAAAAPLQTKLVQWRRDFHQHPELSNREERTAATVAAQLRKLGLKPRTGIAHHGVVAIIKGGKPGPKIALRADMDALPVKEQTGLPFASKVTAEYRGEQVGVMHACGHDAHTAILLGVAEALVGMREQLPGEVMLIFQPSEEGAPGNEEGGASLMLKEGLFADFKPQAVFGLHVFSSVQAGKIAVRSGPLMAASDRFAIKMIGRQTHGSAPWNGIDPIVASADMIGAAQTVISRRANLSKQPAVLSFGAIKGGIRYNIIPDDVEMVGTIRTFDEAMRQQIFADLKTVAEHTAAAHGAKVEAQVPDQPGNPATVNDPALTAKMLPSLQAVVGADNVYEPPLQMGAEDFSFYAQQVPSMFFFVGSTAKGIDPATAPSNHSPQFLLDESSLDVGLRALLQVSLDYLHQGEAG; translated from the coding sequence ATGCGCCACTCCCGCCTGCTGACCAGCGCGCTACTGCTCGCCCTGCCCACGCTCGCCGCCGCCCAGGCCACGCCCCGGCCCGAAGTGCAGGCCGCTGCCGCGCCGTTGCAGACCAAGCTGGTGCAGTGGCGCCGCGACTTCCACCAGCACCCGGAACTGTCCAACCGCGAGGAGCGCACCGCCGCCACCGTGGCCGCGCAGCTGCGCAAGCTCGGCCTCAAGCCGCGCACCGGCATCGCCCATCACGGCGTGGTGGCCATCATCAAGGGTGGCAAGCCGGGGCCGAAGATCGCCTTGCGCGCCGACATGGATGCCTTGCCGGTCAAGGAGCAGACCGGCCTGCCGTTCGCCTCCAAGGTCACCGCCGAGTACCGCGGCGAGCAGGTCGGGGTGATGCACGCCTGCGGCCACGACGCCCACACCGCGATCCTGCTCGGCGTGGCCGAAGCGCTGGTCGGCATGCGCGAGCAGCTGCCCGGCGAGGTGATGCTGATCTTCCAGCCCTCCGAGGAAGGCGCACCGGGCAACGAAGAGGGCGGCGCGTCGCTGATGCTGAAGGAAGGCCTGTTCGCCGACTTCAAGCCGCAGGCGGTGTTCGGCCTGCATGTGTTCTCCAGCGTGCAGGCCGGCAAGATCGCGGTGCGCAGCGGCCCGCTGATGGCGGCCTCGGACCGTTTCGCGATCAAGATGATCGGCCGCCAGACGCATGGCTCGGCGCCGTGGAACGGCATCGACCCGATCGTGGCCAGCGCCGACATGATCGGCGCCGCGCAGACCGTGATCAGCCGCCGTGCCAACCTGTCCAAGCAGCCGGCAGTGTTGAGCTTCGGCGCGATCAAGGGCGGCATCCGCTACAACATCATCCCCGACGACGTGGAAATGGTCGGCACCATCCGCACCTTCGACGAAGCCATGCGCCAGCAGATCTTCGCCGACCTCAAGACGGTGGCCGAGCACACCGCTGCCGCCCACGGGGCCAAGGTCGAGGCGCAGGTACCGGACCAGCCCGGCAACCCGGCCACCGTCAACGACCCTGCATTGACCGCAAAGATGCTGCCCAGCCTGCAGGCCGTGGTGGGCGCCGACAATGTCTACGAGCCGCCGTTGCAGATGGGCGCCGAAGACTTTTCGTTCTACGCCCAGCAGGTGCCGTCGATGTTCTTCTTCGTCGGCTCCACCGCCAAGGGCATCGACCCGGCGACCGCGCCCAGCAATCACTCGCCGCAGTTCCTGCTCGACGAATCGTCGCTGGATGTGGGCTTGCGCGCGTTGTTGCAGGTGTCGCTGGATTACCTGCACCAGGGTGAGGCTGGCTGA
- a CDS encoding efflux RND transporter periplasmic adaptor subunit produces MSRFWKITLLVVAVLVVVFVAMRMMGGGDHGKRADAPDGNGTENSGPVPVTVVAATTQDVPVYASALGTVTALNTVTVSPQVGGQLMSLNFKEGQEVKKGELLAQIDPRTLQASYDQALAAKRQNQALLATSRVNYQRSNDPAYKQYVSRTDLDTQRNQVAQYEAAVSANDAQMRSAQVQLQFTRVTAPIDGIAGIRWVDVGNIVSASSTIVTLTQIRPIYVSFNLPERELQAVRSGQAASPLGVAALDRGDAHVISGDGKLEVIDNRIAADSGTFGARAIFDNTDNALWPGQFVNVRLQLRTISGGTVVPTQAVQRGPDGDYVYVVGNDNTAQMRTVVQGVEVDDSHVQVTKGLKPGERVVTEGQFRLKPGSKVSALKPGETPPEPTEAELKAAQDKQKGGGGGRRGGGPR; encoded by the coding sequence ATGTCGCGTTTTTGGAAGATCACACTGCTGGTCGTAGCGGTGCTCGTCGTGGTGTTTGTCGCAATGCGCATGATGGGCGGGGGCGATCACGGCAAGCGGGCGGACGCGCCGGACGGCAATGGCACCGAAAACAGCGGCCCGGTGCCGGTCACGGTGGTGGCTGCCACCACCCAGGACGTGCCGGTCTATGCCAGCGCGCTGGGCACGGTCACCGCGCTCAACACGGTCACGGTCAGCCCGCAGGTCGGCGGCCAGCTGATGAGCCTGAATTTCAAGGAAGGCCAGGAAGTGAAGAAGGGCGAGCTGCTGGCGCAGATCGACCCGCGCACGCTGCAGGCCAGCTACGACCAGGCGCTGGCGGCCAAGCGCCAGAACCAGGCGCTGCTGGCGACCTCGCGGGTGAACTACCAGCGCTCCAACGACCCGGCCTACAAGCAGTACGTCTCGCGCACAGACCTGGATACCCAGCGTAACCAGGTGGCGCAGTACGAGGCGGCGGTGTCGGCCAACGATGCGCAGATGCGCTCGGCGCAGGTGCAATTGCAGTTCACCCGCGTCACCGCGCCGATTGACGGCATCGCCGGCATCCGCTGGGTGGACGTGGGCAATATCGTCAGCGCCAGCTCCACCATCGTCACCCTGACCCAGATCCGCCCGATCTATGTGTCCTTCAACCTGCCCGAGCGCGAGCTGCAGGCCGTGCGCAGCGGCCAGGCGGCGTCGCCACTGGGCGTGGCGGCGCTGGATCGCGGCGATGCGCACGTGATCAGCGGCGACGGCAAGCTGGAGGTGATCGACAACCGCATCGCCGCCGACAGCGGCACCTTCGGCGCGCGTGCGATCTTCGACAACACCGACAACGCCTTGTGGCCGGGGCAGTTCGTCAACGTGCGGCTGCAGCTGCGCACCATCTCCGGCGGCACCGTGGTGCCCACCCAGGCGGTGCAGCGCGGCCCGGACGGCGATTACGTCTACGTGGTGGGCAACGACAACACCGCGCAGATGCGCACCGTGGTGCAGGGCGTGGAAGTGGACGACAGCCATGTGCAGGTCACCAAGGGCCTCAAGCCCGGCGAGCGCGTGGTCACCGAAGGCCAGTTCCGGCTCAAGCCGGGCAGCAAGGTCAGCGCGCTCAAGCCGGGCGAAACCCCGCCCGAGCCGACCGAGGCCGAACTCAAGGCAGCGCAGGACAAGCAGAAGGGCGGCGGCGGCGGCCGTCGCGGCGGCG